One Eriocheir sinensis breed Jianghai 21 chromosome 67, ASM2467909v1, whole genome shotgun sequence DNA segment encodes these proteins:
- the LOC126987858 gene encoding titin-like isoform X8, with the protein MKLYTVFKKTVKQAVLKATLMGAVLGLGALLGGAAWKAATTASRVCEAVQAWEDKGLHATNVWRAREVLARQGWLGPLRPSPPLDPLEACGLVPGEASACWWRLLLQPRQAGRLLACLEERVVEAEADHEAFGARLCWGVILALAVPLGLMAARRLVRRSVKGVNGQQESPSDDCFVDAPEADAGEALVEDWATPAADVDVTEETWTTATAVVEELMVKKEESSATPPDDESVTVESTTPTVLSSAVEDCVASEVVKDPENMNVLATAETVECEEVEEEGGGTVYTEVESTDDDADNKAADKTEEAAEVSSVPDDFVQNKVVSEDPEGLAGQEPLSCTLAAEAAPSEGKEEKKKKRRRKRKNLGPADVLKASGDAQVKDDHKTDAKTEVKEEKAPKAEAKGKAAPKPEVKKKAAPKAEAKGKAVPKPEVKKKAVPKPEVKKKAVPKPEVMEKAKSVVKNVTEKVTRRKKKPAPAQPKAAPPSPPLHSVRQSWQEDVVTVRLPVPPARRRHVIGPRGDTVRQLRRDYPGVHVAVPLPKDADAHVTFRGPKSQAVAASREVAARLQEIEAQLREAARLRQQAVATAVLDVAPNRRRLVVGPGGEELLKLQQQHPGVRVSVPPAIDTESRSVTIRGPPAEVRAVQAKIKNRLAAIERQRQLLRARRRRRHQGAASASGASPAKGC; encoded by the exons ATGAAACTCTACACCGTATTCAAGAAGACCGTCAAACAGGCCGTCCTGAAGGCCACTCTCATGGGCGCCGTGCTGGGCCTTGGTGCCCTGCTCGGCGGCGCGGCGTGGAAGGCCGCGACCACCGCCTCGCGGGTGTGCGAGGCGGTGCAGGCGTGGGAGGACAAGGGCCTCCACGCCACCAACGTGTGGCGGGCGCGGGAGGTGCTGGCCCGCCAAGGGTGGCTCGGCCCCCTGCGCCCCAGTCCCCCTCTGGACCCCCTGGAGGCCTGCGGGCTGGTGCCGGGCGAGGCGTCGGCCTGCTGGTGGCGGCTGCTGCTGCAGCCCCGCCAGGCAGGGCGGCTCCTTGCCTGCCTGGAGGAGCGGGTGGTCGAGGCCGAGGCCGACCACGAGGCTTTCGGGGCCCGCCTGTGCTGGGGCGTCATCCTGGCGCTGGCGGTGCCTCTGGGCCTCATGGCCGCGCGTCGCCTCGTCCGCCGCTCAGTGAAGGGGGTTAATGGGCAGCAGGAAAGCCCAAGCGACGACTGTTTCGTGGATGCCCCTGAAGCCGATGCCGGCGAGGCACTGGTGGAAGATTGGGCAACCCCGGCAGCCGATGTGGACGTAACGGAGGAAACTTGGACAACAGCGACAGCAGTTGTGGAAGAGTtgatggtgaagaaggaggagagcagCGCCACGCCACCAGACGATGAGTCTGTGACTGTAGAGTCAACTACACCTACAGTCTTATCATCCGCTGTAGAGGACTGTGTGGCGTCTGAGGTGGTGAAAGATCCTGAGAATATGAATGTGTTGGCCACTGCAGAGACTGTGGagtgtgaggaggtggaggaagaaggcggTGGCACAGTGTACACAGAGGTGGAAAGTACAGATGACGATGCCGATAACAAGGCCGCCGATAAAACAGAGGAAGCGGCCGAAGTGTCGTCAGTTCCAGACGACTTTGTGCAGAACAAAGTGGTGAGCGAGGACCCCGAGGGTCTCGCGGGCCAGGAGCCGCTGAGCTGCACgctggcggcggaggcggcgccctccgaggggaaggaagagaagaaaaagaaaaggaggaggaagcgcaagAACCTTGGCCCCGCCGATGTGCTGAAGGCATCTGGTGACGCACAAGTCAAAGACGATCACAAGACGGATGCCAAGACTGAGGTCAAGGAGGAGAAGGCGCCAAAGGCTGAAGCCAAGGGAAAGGCGGCGCCAAAGCCTGAGGTCAAGAAGAAGGCGGCGCCAAAGGCTGAAGCCAAGGGAAAGGCGGTGCCAAAGCCTGAG GTCAAGAAGAAGGCGGTGCCAAAGCCTGAGGTCAAGAAGAAGGCGGTGCCAAAGCCTGAG GTCATGGAAAAGGCCAAATCTGTGGTGAAGAATGTTACGGAGAAAGTCaccagaaggaaaaagaagcccGCCCCGGCCCAGCCCAAGGCAGCCCCGCCCAGCCCGCCCCTCCACAGCGTGCGGCAGTCCTGGCAGGAGGACGTGGTGACGGTGCGGCTGCCGGTGCCGCCGGCCAGACGCAGGCACGTCATCGGCCCGCGCGGGGACACAGTCCGGCAGCTGCGGCGGGACTACCCCGGCGTGCACGTGGCGGTGCCGCTGCCGAAGGACGCCGACGCCCACGTAACCTTCAGGGGCCCCAAGAGCCAGGCGGTCGCCGCATCGCGGGAAGTCGCCGCGCGCCTCCAGGAAATCGAGGCTCAGCTACGCGAGGCTGCACGGCTCCGCCAGCAGGCCGTGGCCACGGCGGTGCTGGACGTGGCGCCCAACAGGCGGCGCCTCGTGGTGGGCCCCGGGGGCGAGGAGCTCCTGAAGCTGCAGCAGCAGCACCCCGGCGTGAGGGTGTCCGTGCCGCCCGCCATCGACACGGAGTCCCGCAGCGTCACCATCAGGGGGCCGCCCGCCGAGGTGCGCGCCGTCCAGGCCAAGATCAAGAACCGCCTGGCAGCGATCGAGCGGCAGCGGCAGCTCCTGAGGGCCCGCAGGCGGCGGCGACACCAAGGTGCGGCTTCGGCGTCAGGGGCTTCCCCGGCCAAGGGTTGCTAA
- the LOC126987858 gene encoding titin-like isoform X7 has protein sequence MKLYTVFKKTVKQAVLKATLMGAVLGLGALLGGAAWKAATTASRVCEAVQAWEDKGLHATNVWRAREVLARQGWLGPLRPSPPLDPLEACGLVPGEASACWWRLLLQPRQAGRLLACLEERVVEAEADHEAFGARLCWGVILALAVPLGLMAARRLVRRSVKGVNGQQESPSDDCFVDAPEADAGEALVEDWATPAADVDVTEETWTTATAVVEELMVKKEESSATPPDDESVTVESTTPTVLSSAVEDCVASEVVKDPENMNVLATAETVECEEVEEEGGGTVYTEVESTDDDADNKAADKTEEAAEVSSVPDDFVQNKVVSEDPEGLAGQEPLSCTLAAEAAPSEGKEEKKKKRRRKRKNLGPADVLKASGDAQVKDDHKTDAKTEVKEEKAPKAEAKGKAAPKPEVKKKAAPKAEAKGKAVPKPEVKKKAVPKPEVKKKAVPKPEVKKKAVPKPEVMEKAKSVVKNVTEKVTRRKKKPAPAQPKAAPPSPPLHSVRQSWQEDVVTVRLPVPPARRRHVIGPRGDTVRQLRRDYPGVHVAVPLPKDADAHVTFRGPKSQAVAASREVAARLQEIEAQLREAARLRQQAVATAVLDVAPNRRRLVVGPGGEELLKLQQQHPGVRVSVPPAIDTESRSVTIRGPPAEVRAVQAKIKNRLAAIERQRQLLRARRRRRHQGAASASGASPAKGC, from the exons ATGAAACTCTACACCGTATTCAAGAAGACCGTCAAACAGGCCGTCCTGAAGGCCACTCTCATGGGCGCCGTGCTGGGCCTTGGTGCCCTGCTCGGCGGCGCGGCGTGGAAGGCCGCGACCACCGCCTCGCGGGTGTGCGAGGCGGTGCAGGCGTGGGAGGACAAGGGCCTCCACGCCACCAACGTGTGGCGGGCGCGGGAGGTGCTGGCCCGCCAAGGGTGGCTCGGCCCCCTGCGCCCCAGTCCCCCTCTGGACCCCCTGGAGGCCTGCGGGCTGGTGCCGGGCGAGGCGTCGGCCTGCTGGTGGCGGCTGCTGCTGCAGCCCCGCCAGGCAGGGCGGCTCCTTGCCTGCCTGGAGGAGCGGGTGGTCGAGGCCGAGGCCGACCACGAGGCTTTCGGGGCCCGCCTGTGCTGGGGCGTCATCCTGGCGCTGGCGGTGCCTCTGGGCCTCATGGCCGCGCGTCGCCTCGTCCGCCGCTCAGTGAAGGGGGTTAATGGGCAGCAGGAAAGCCCAAGCGACGACTGTTTCGTGGATGCCCCTGAAGCCGATGCCGGCGAGGCACTGGTGGAAGATTGGGCAACCCCGGCAGCCGATGTGGACGTAACGGAGGAAACTTGGACAACAGCGACAGCAGTTGTGGAAGAGTtgatggtgaagaaggaggagagcagCGCCACGCCACCAGACGATGAGTCTGTGACTGTAGAGTCAACTACACCTACAGTCTTATCATCCGCTGTAGAGGACTGTGTGGCGTCTGAGGTGGTGAAAGATCCTGAGAATATGAATGTGTTGGCCACTGCAGAGACTGTGGagtgtgaggaggtggaggaagaaggcggTGGCACAGTGTACACAGAGGTGGAAAGTACAGATGACGATGCCGATAACAAGGCCGCCGATAAAACAGAGGAAGCGGCCGAAGTGTCGTCAGTTCCAGACGACTTTGTGCAGAACAAAGTGGTGAGCGAGGACCCCGAGGGTCTCGCGGGCCAGGAGCCGCTGAGCTGCACgctggcggcggaggcggcgccctccgaggggaaggaagagaagaaaaagaaaaggaggaggaagcgcaagAACCTTGGCCCCGCCGATGTGCTGAAGGCATCTGGTGACGCACAAGTCAAAGACGATCACAAGACGGATGCCAAGACTGAGGTCAAGGAGGAGAAGGCGCCAAAGGCTGAAGCCAAGGGAAAGGCGGCGCCAAAGCCTGAGGTCAAGAAGAAGGCGGCGCCAAAGGCTGAAGCCAAGGGAAAGGCGGTGCCAAAGCCTGAG GTCAAGAAGAAGGCGGTGCCAAAGCCTGAGGTCAAGAAGAAGGCGGTGCCAAAGCCTGAGGTCAAGAAGAAGGCGGTGCCAAAGCCTGAG GTCATGGAAAAGGCCAAATCTGTGGTGAAGAATGTTACGGAGAAAGTCaccagaaggaaaaagaagcccGCCCCGGCCCAGCCCAAGGCAGCCCCGCCCAGCCCGCCCCTCCACAGCGTGCGGCAGTCCTGGCAGGAGGACGTGGTGACGGTGCGGCTGCCGGTGCCGCCGGCCAGACGCAGGCACGTCATCGGCCCGCGCGGGGACACAGTCCGGCAGCTGCGGCGGGACTACCCCGGCGTGCACGTGGCGGTGCCGCTGCCGAAGGACGCCGACGCCCACGTAACCTTCAGGGGCCCCAAGAGCCAGGCGGTCGCCGCATCGCGGGAAGTCGCCGCGCGCCTCCAGGAAATCGAGGCTCAGCTACGCGAGGCTGCACGGCTCCGCCAGCAGGCCGTGGCCACGGCGGTGCTGGACGTGGCGCCCAACAGGCGGCGCCTCGTGGTGGGCCCCGGGGGCGAGGAGCTCCTGAAGCTGCAGCAGCAGCACCCCGGCGTGAGGGTGTCCGTGCCGCCCGCCATCGACACGGAGTCCCGCAGCGTCACCATCAGGGGGCCGCCCGCCGAGGTGCGCGCCGTCCAGGCCAAGATCAAGAACCGCCTGGCAGCGATCGAGCGGCAGCGGCAGCTCCTGAGGGCCCGCAGGCGGCGGCGACACCAAGGTGCGGCTTCGGCGTCAGGGGCTTCCCCGGCCAAGGGTTGCTAA
- the LOC126987858 gene encoding titin-like isoform X5, whose product MKLYTVFKKTVKQAVLKATLMGAVLGLGALLGGAAWKAATTASRVCEAVQAWEDKGLHATNVWRAREVLARQGWLGPLRPSPPLDPLEACGLVPGEASACWWRLLLQPRQAGRLLACLEERVVEAEADHEAFGARLCWGVILALAVPLGLMAARRLVRRSVKGVNGQQESPSDDCFVDAPEADAGEALVEDWATPAADVDVTEETWTTATAVVEELMVKKEESSATPPDDESVTVESTTPTVLSSAVEDCVASEVVKDPENMNVLATAETVECEEVEEEGGGTVYTEVESTDDDADNKAADKTEEAAEVSSVPDDFVQNKVVSEDPEGLAGQEPLSCTLAAEAAPSEGKEEKKKKRRRKRKNLGPADVLKASGDAQVKDDHKTDAKTEVKEEKAPKAEAKGKAAPKPEVKKKAAPKAEAKGKAVPKPEVKKKAVPKPEVKKKAVPKPEVKKKAVPKPEVKKKAVPKPEVMEKAKSVVKNVTEKVTRRKKKPAPAQPKAAPPSPPLHSVRQSWQEDVVTVRLPVPPARRRHVIGPRGDTVRQLRRDYPGVHVAVPLPKDADAHVTFRGPKSQAVAASREVAARLQEIEAQLREAARLRQQAVATAVLDVAPNRRRLVVGPGGEELLKLQQQHPGVRVSVPPAIDTESRSVTIRGPPAEVRAVQAKIKNRLAAIERQRQLLRARRRRRHQGAASASGASPAKGC is encoded by the exons ATGAAACTCTACACCGTATTCAAGAAGACCGTCAAACAGGCCGTCCTGAAGGCCACTCTCATGGGCGCCGTGCTGGGCCTTGGTGCCCTGCTCGGCGGCGCGGCGTGGAAGGCCGCGACCACCGCCTCGCGGGTGTGCGAGGCGGTGCAGGCGTGGGAGGACAAGGGCCTCCACGCCACCAACGTGTGGCGGGCGCGGGAGGTGCTGGCCCGCCAAGGGTGGCTCGGCCCCCTGCGCCCCAGTCCCCCTCTGGACCCCCTGGAGGCCTGCGGGCTGGTGCCGGGCGAGGCGTCGGCCTGCTGGTGGCGGCTGCTGCTGCAGCCCCGCCAGGCAGGGCGGCTCCTTGCCTGCCTGGAGGAGCGGGTGGTCGAGGCCGAGGCCGACCACGAGGCTTTCGGGGCCCGCCTGTGCTGGGGCGTCATCCTGGCGCTGGCGGTGCCTCTGGGCCTCATGGCCGCGCGTCGCCTCGTCCGCCGCTCAGTGAAGGGGGTTAATGGGCAGCAGGAAAGCCCAAGCGACGACTGTTTCGTGGATGCCCCTGAAGCCGATGCCGGCGAGGCACTGGTGGAAGATTGGGCAACCCCGGCAGCCGATGTGGACGTAACGGAGGAAACTTGGACAACAGCGACAGCAGTTGTGGAAGAGTtgatggtgaagaaggaggagagcagCGCCACGCCACCAGACGATGAGTCTGTGACTGTAGAGTCAACTACACCTACAGTCTTATCATCCGCTGTAGAGGACTGTGTGGCGTCTGAGGTGGTGAAAGATCCTGAGAATATGAATGTGTTGGCCACTGCAGAGACTGTGGagtgtgaggaggtggaggaagaaggcggTGGCACAGTGTACACAGAGGTGGAAAGTACAGATGACGATGCCGATAACAAGGCCGCCGATAAAACAGAGGAAGCGGCCGAAGTGTCGTCAGTTCCAGACGACTTTGTGCAGAACAAAGTGGTGAGCGAGGACCCCGAGGGTCTCGCGGGCCAGGAGCCGCTGAGCTGCACgctggcggcggaggcggcgccctccgaggggaaggaagagaagaaaaagaaaaggaggaggaagcgcaagAACCTTGGCCCCGCCGATGTGCTGAAGGCATCTGGTGACGCACAAGTCAAAGACGATCACAAGACGGATGCCAAGACTGAGGTCAAGGAGGAGAAGGCGCCAAAGGCTGAAGCCAAGGGAAAGGCGGCGCCAAAGCCTGAGGTCAAGAAGAAGGCGGCGCCAAAGGCTGAAGCCAAGGGAAAGGCGGTGCCAAAGCCTGAG GTCAAGAAGAAGGCGGTGCCAAAGCCTGAGGTCAAGAAGAAGGCGGTGCCAAAGCCTGAGGTCAAGAAGAAGGCGGTGCCAAAGCCTGAGGTCAAGAAGAAGGCGGTGCCAAAGCCTGAG GTCATGGAAAAGGCCAAATCTGTGGTGAAGAATGTTACGGAGAAAGTCaccagaaggaaaaagaagcccGCCCCGGCCCAGCCCAAGGCAGCCCCGCCCAGCCCGCCCCTCCACAGCGTGCGGCAGTCCTGGCAGGAGGACGTGGTGACGGTGCGGCTGCCGGTGCCGCCGGCCAGACGCAGGCACGTCATCGGCCCGCGCGGGGACACAGTCCGGCAGCTGCGGCGGGACTACCCCGGCGTGCACGTGGCGGTGCCGCTGCCGAAGGACGCCGACGCCCACGTAACCTTCAGGGGCCCCAAGAGCCAGGCGGTCGCCGCATCGCGGGAAGTCGCCGCGCGCCTCCAGGAAATCGAGGCTCAGCTACGCGAGGCTGCACGGCTCCGCCAGCAGGCCGTGGCCACGGCGGTGCTGGACGTGGCGCCCAACAGGCGGCGCCTCGTGGTGGGCCCCGGGGGCGAGGAGCTCCTGAAGCTGCAGCAGCAGCACCCCGGCGTGAGGGTGTCCGTGCCGCCCGCCATCGACACGGAGTCCCGCAGCGTCACCATCAGGGGGCCGCCCGCCGAGGTGCGCGCCGTCCAGGCCAAGATCAAGAACCGCCTGGCAGCGATCGAGCGGCAGCGGCAGCTCCTGAGGGCCCGCAGGCGGCGGCGACACCAAGGTGCGGCTTCGGCGTCAGGGGCTTCCCCGGCCAAGGGTTGCTAA
- the LOC126987858 gene encoding titin-like isoform X3: MKLYTVFKKTVKQAVLKATLMGAVLGLGALLGGAAWKAATTASRVCEAVQAWEDKGLHATNVWRAREVLARQGWLGPLRPSPPLDPLEACGLVPGEASACWWRLLLQPRQAGRLLACLEERVVEAEADHEAFGARLCWGVILALAVPLGLMAARRLVRRSVKGVNGQQESPSDDCFVDAPEADAGEALVEDWATPAADVDVTEETWTTATAVVEELMVKKEESSATPPDDESVTVESTTPTVLSSAVEDCVASEVVKDPENMNVLATAETVECEEVEEEGGGTVYTEVESTDDDADNKAADKTEEAAEVSSVPDDFVQNKVVSEDPEGLAGQEPLSCTLAAEAAPSEGKEEKKKKRRRKRKNLGPADVLKASGDAQVKDDHKTDAKTEVKEEKAPKAEAKGKAAPKPEVKKKAAPKAEAKGKAVPKPEVKKKEAPKDEAKGKAVPKPEVKKKAVPKPEVKKKAVPKPEVMEKAKSVVKNVTEKVTRRKKKPAPAQPKAAPPSPPLHSVRQSWQEDVVTVRLPVPPARRRHVIGPRGDTVRQLRRDYPGVHVAVPLPKDADAHVTFRGPKSQAVAASREVAARLQEIEAQLREAARLRQQAVATAVLDVAPNRRRLVVGPGGEELLKLQQQHPGVRVSVPPAIDTESRSVTIRGPPAEVRAVQAKIKNRLAAIERQRQLLRARRRRRHQGAASASGASPAKGC; this comes from the exons ATGAAACTCTACACCGTATTCAAGAAGACCGTCAAACAGGCCGTCCTGAAGGCCACTCTCATGGGCGCCGTGCTGGGCCTTGGTGCCCTGCTCGGCGGCGCGGCGTGGAAGGCCGCGACCACCGCCTCGCGGGTGTGCGAGGCGGTGCAGGCGTGGGAGGACAAGGGCCTCCACGCCACCAACGTGTGGCGGGCGCGGGAGGTGCTGGCCCGCCAAGGGTGGCTCGGCCCCCTGCGCCCCAGTCCCCCTCTGGACCCCCTGGAGGCCTGCGGGCTGGTGCCGGGCGAGGCGTCGGCCTGCTGGTGGCGGCTGCTGCTGCAGCCCCGCCAGGCAGGGCGGCTCCTTGCCTGCCTGGAGGAGCGGGTGGTCGAGGCCGAGGCCGACCACGAGGCTTTCGGGGCCCGCCTGTGCTGGGGCGTCATCCTGGCGCTGGCGGTGCCTCTGGGCCTCATGGCCGCGCGTCGCCTCGTCCGCCGCTCAGTGAAGGGGGTTAATGGGCAGCAGGAAAGCCCAAGCGACGACTGTTTCGTGGATGCCCCTGAAGCCGATGCCGGCGAGGCACTGGTGGAAGATTGGGCAACCCCGGCAGCCGATGTGGACGTAACGGAGGAAACTTGGACAACAGCGACAGCAGTTGTGGAAGAGTtgatggtgaagaaggaggagagcagCGCCACGCCACCAGACGATGAGTCTGTGACTGTAGAGTCAACTACACCTACAGTCTTATCATCCGCTGTAGAGGACTGTGTGGCGTCTGAGGTGGTGAAAGATCCTGAGAATATGAATGTGTTGGCCACTGCAGAGACTGTGGagtgtgaggaggtggaggaagaaggcggTGGCACAGTGTACACAGAGGTGGAAAGTACAGATGACGATGCCGATAACAAGGCCGCCGATAAAACAGAGGAAGCGGCCGAAGTGTCGTCAGTTCCAGACGACTTTGTGCAGAACAAAGTGGTGAGCGAGGACCCCGAGGGTCTCGCGGGCCAGGAGCCGCTGAGCTGCACgctggcggcggaggcggcgccctccgaggggaaggaagagaagaaaaagaaaaggaggaggaagcgcaagAACCTTGGCCCCGCCGATGTGCTGAAGGCATCTGGTGACGCACAAGTCAAAGACGATCACAAGACGGATGCCAAGACTGAGGTCAAGGAGGAGAAGGCGCCAAAGGCTGAAGCCAAGGGAAAGGCGGCGCCAAAGCCTGAGGTCAAGAAGAAGGCGGCGCCAAAGGCTGAAGCCAAGGGAAAGGCGGTGCCAAAGCCTGAGGTCAAGAAGAAGGAGGCGCCAAAGGATGAAGCCAAGGGAAAGGCGGTGCCAAAGCCTGAGGTCAAGAAGAAGGCGGTGCCAAAGCCTGAGGTCAAGAAGAAGGCGGTGCCAAAGCCTGAG GTCATGGAAAAGGCCAAATCTGTGGTGAAGAATGTTACGGAGAAAGTCaccagaaggaaaaagaagcccGCCCCGGCCCAGCCCAAGGCAGCCCCGCCCAGCCCGCCCCTCCACAGCGTGCGGCAGTCCTGGCAGGAGGACGTGGTGACGGTGCGGCTGCCGGTGCCGCCGGCCAGACGCAGGCACGTCATCGGCCCGCGCGGGGACACAGTCCGGCAGCTGCGGCGGGACTACCCCGGCGTGCACGTGGCGGTGCCGCTGCCGAAGGACGCCGACGCCCACGTAACCTTCAGGGGCCCCAAGAGCCAGGCGGTCGCCGCATCGCGGGAAGTCGCCGCGCGCCTCCAGGAAATCGAGGCTCAGCTACGCGAGGCTGCACGGCTCCGCCAGCAGGCCGTGGCCACGGCGGTGCTGGACGTGGCGCCCAACAGGCGGCGCCTCGTGGTGGGCCCCGGGGGCGAGGAGCTCCTGAAGCTGCAGCAGCAGCACCCCGGCGTGAGGGTGTCCGTGCCGCCCGCCATCGACACGGAGTCCCGCAGCGTCACCATCAGGGGGCCGCCCGCCGAGGTGCGCGCCGTCCAGGCCAAGATCAAGAACCGCCTGGCAGCGATCGAGCGGCAGCGGCAGCTCCTGAGGGCCCGCAGGCGGCGGCGACACCAAGGTGCGGCTTCGGCGTCAGGGGCTTCCCCGGCCAAGGGTTGCTAA
- the LOC126987858 gene encoding titin-like isoform X1 — protein sequence MKLYTVFKKTVKQAVLKATLMGAVLGLGALLGGAAWKAATTASRVCEAVQAWEDKGLHATNVWRAREVLARQGWLGPLRPSPPLDPLEACGLVPGEASACWWRLLLQPRQAGRLLACLEERVVEAEADHEAFGARLCWGVILALAVPLGLMAARRLVRRSVKGVNGQQESPSDDCFVDAPEADAGEALVEDWATPAADVDVTEETWTTATAVVEELMVKKEESSATPPDDESVTVESTTPTVLSSAVEDCVASEVVKDPENMNVLATAETVECEEVEEEGGGTVYTEVESTDDDADNKAADKTEEAAEVSSVPDDFVQNKVVSEDPEGLAGQEPLSCTLAAEAAPSEGKEEKKKKRRRKRKNLGPADVLKASGDAQVKDDHKTDAKTEVKEEKAPKAEAKGKAAPKPEVKKKAAPKAEAKGKAVPKPEVKKKEAPKDEAKGKAVPKPEVKKKAVPKPEVKKKAVPKPEVKKKAVPKPEVKKKAVPKPEVMEKAKSVVKNVTEKVTRRKKKPAPAQPKAAPPSPPLHSVRQSWQEDVVTVRLPVPPARRRHVIGPRGDTVRQLRRDYPGVHVAVPLPKDADAHVTFRGPKSQAVAASREVAARLQEIEAQLREAARLRQQAVATAVLDVAPNRRRLVVGPGGEELLKLQQQHPGVRVSVPPAIDTESRSVTIRGPPAEVRAVQAKIKNRLAAIERQRQLLRARRRRRHQGAASASGASPAKGC from the exons ATGAAACTCTACACCGTATTCAAGAAGACCGTCAAACAGGCCGTCCTGAAGGCCACTCTCATGGGCGCCGTGCTGGGCCTTGGTGCCCTGCTCGGCGGCGCGGCGTGGAAGGCCGCGACCACCGCCTCGCGGGTGTGCGAGGCGGTGCAGGCGTGGGAGGACAAGGGCCTCCACGCCACCAACGTGTGGCGGGCGCGGGAGGTGCTGGCCCGCCAAGGGTGGCTCGGCCCCCTGCGCCCCAGTCCCCCTCTGGACCCCCTGGAGGCCTGCGGGCTGGTGCCGGGCGAGGCGTCGGCCTGCTGGTGGCGGCTGCTGCTGCAGCCCCGCCAGGCAGGGCGGCTCCTTGCCTGCCTGGAGGAGCGGGTGGTCGAGGCCGAGGCCGACCACGAGGCTTTCGGGGCCCGCCTGTGCTGGGGCGTCATCCTGGCGCTGGCGGTGCCTCTGGGCCTCATGGCCGCGCGTCGCCTCGTCCGCCGCTCAGTGAAGGGGGTTAATGGGCAGCAGGAAAGCCCAAGCGACGACTGTTTCGTGGATGCCCCTGAAGCCGATGCCGGCGAGGCACTGGTGGAAGATTGGGCAACCCCGGCAGCCGATGTGGACGTAACGGAGGAAACTTGGACAACAGCGACAGCAGTTGTGGAAGAGTtgatggtgaagaaggaggagagcagCGCCACGCCACCAGACGATGAGTCTGTGACTGTAGAGTCAACTACACCTACAGTCTTATCATCCGCTGTAGAGGACTGTGTGGCGTCTGAGGTGGTGAAAGATCCTGAGAATATGAATGTGTTGGCCACTGCAGAGACTGTGGagtgtgaggaggtggaggaagaaggcggTGGCACAGTGTACACAGAGGTGGAAAGTACAGATGACGATGCCGATAACAAGGCCGCCGATAAAACAGAGGAAGCGGCCGAAGTGTCGTCAGTTCCAGACGACTTTGTGCAGAACAAAGTGGTGAGCGAGGACCCCGAGGGTCTCGCGGGCCAGGAGCCGCTGAGCTGCACgctggcggcggaggcggcgccctccgaggggaaggaagagaagaaaaagaaaaggaggaggaagcgcaagAACCTTGGCCCCGCCGATGTGCTGAAGGCATCTGGTGACGCACAAGTCAAAGACGATCACAAGACGGATGCCAAGACTGAGGTCAAGGAGGAGAAGGCGCCAAAGGCTGAAGCCAAGGGAAAGGCGGCGCCAAAGCCTGAGGTCAAGAAGAAGGCGGCGCCAAAGGCTGAAGCCAAGGGAAAGGCGGTGCCAAAGCCTGAGGTCAAGAAGAAGGAGGCGCCAAAGGATGAAGCCAAGGGAAAGGCGGTGCCAAAGCCTGAGGTCAAGAAGAAGGCGGTGCCAAAGCCTGAGGTCAAGAAGAAGGCGGTGCCAAAGCCTGAGGTCAAGAAGAAGGCGGTGCCAAAGCCTGAGGTCAAGAAGAAGGCGGTGCCAAAGCCTGAG GTCATGGAAAAGGCCAAATCTGTGGTGAAGAATGTTACGGAGAAAGTCaccagaaggaaaaagaagcccGCCCCGGCCCAGCCCAAGGCAGCCCCGCCCAGCCCGCCCCTCCACAGCGTGCGGCAGTCCTGGCAGGAGGACGTGGTGACGGTGCGGCTGCCGGTGCCGCCGGCCAGACGCAGGCACGTCATCGGCCCGCGCGGGGACACAGTCCGGCAGCTGCGGCGGGACTACCCCGGCGTGCACGTGGCGGTGCCGCTGCCGAAGGACGCCGACGCCCACGTAACCTTCAGGGGCCCCAAGAGCCAGGCGGTCGCCGCATCGCGGGAAGTCGCCGCGCGCCTCCAGGAAATCGAGGCTCAGCTACGCGAGGCTGCACGGCTCCGCCAGCAGGCCGTGGCCACGGCGGTGCTGGACGTGGCGCCCAACAGGCGGCGCCTCGTGGTGGGCCCCGGGGGCGAGGAGCTCCTGAAGCTGCAGCAGCAGCACCCCGGCGTGAGGGTGTCCGTGCCGCCCGCCATCGACACGGAGTCCCGCAGCGTCACCATCAGGGGGCCGCCCGCCGAGGTGCGCGCCGTCCAGGCCAAGATCAAGAACCGCCTGGCAGCGATCGAGCGGCAGCGGCAGCTCCTGAGGGCCCGCAGGCGGCGGCGACACCAAGGTGCGGCTTCGGCGTCAGGGGCTTCCCCGGCCAAGGGTTGCTAA